From Alteromonas sp. RKMC-009, one genomic window encodes:
- a CDS encoding IS3 family transposase (programmed frameshift): MKKRYSEEQIIKAIKQHEAGAKVDDICRDMGISSGTFYNWRSKYAGMEVNEAKRLKELESENSKLKKMLADKLLEVEAMKDVLFKKVVTPAARKPVARYLIDVFKLSERVACKLAGVSRTGFRYCQKGKADDSVRSRLKELASQYPRYGYLMLHGLLKGEGLVVNRKHTYRLYTEEALQVRTKKRKKLTRPRQPIEVPSAPNQRWSMDFVSDQLSSGRRFRVLNVVDDFSREMVGQLVSVSISGRQVARFLSQLIELRGKPKKVICDNGTEFTSKAMFFWNKETGVELGFIQPGKPTQNAFVESLNGKFRNECLNQHWFRTLDEARYEIDLWREHYNNVRPHSSLNYLPPVEYAKRAA; this comes from the exons ATGAAGAAACGTTACAGCGAAGAGCAAATTATCAAGGCAATCAAGCAGCATGAAGCTGGGGCCAAGGTAGACGACATATGCCGTGATATGGGCATATCGTCGGGTACGTTTTATAACTGGCGAAGCAAATATGCGGGCATGGAAGTCAACGAAGCTAAGCGGCTCAAAGAATTAGAGTCCGAGAACAGTAAGTTGAAAAAGATGCTGGCTGACAAACTTCTTGAAGTTGAAGCGATGAAGGATGTGCTGT TCAAAAAAGTGGTGACGCCAGCAGCAAGAAAGCCTGTAGCCCGCTATTTGATTGATGTATTTAAGCTCAGTGAACGGGTTGCTTGTAAGCTTGCTGGTGTTAGCAGAACGGGATTTCGCTACTGCCAAAAAGGTAAAGCTGATGATTCAGTTCGTTCACGTTTGAAAGAGCTGGCGTCTCAATATCCTCGATACGGCTATTTAATGCTTCATGGCTTACTGAAAGGTGAAGGTCTGGTTGTTAATCGCAAGCATACATACCGACTTTATACCGAAGAGGCGCTCCAGGTACGTACTAAGAAGCGTAAAAAGCTAACGCGACCAAGACAGCCAATAGAGGTGCCTTCAGCGCCGAATCAACGCTGGTCTATGGATTTTGTATCAGACCAGCTAAGCAGCGGAAGGCGCTTCCGCGTTCTGAACGTGGTTGATGATTTCTCTAGAGAAATGGTTGGACAGCTAGTCTCGGTATCAATTAGCGGACGACAGGTCGCTCGTTTTCTCAGCCAACTGATAGAGCTACGGGGAAAGCCTAAAAAGGTGATTTGCGACAACGGTACAGAATTCACCAGCAAGGCGATGTTCTTCTGGAATAAAGAAACAGGTGTTGAGCTTGGATTTATCCAACCAGGTAAACCGACACAGAATGCATTTGTTGAGAGCCTGAACGGTAAGTTCAGAAACGAATGCCTGAATCAGCACTGGTTCAGAACCTTAGATGAAGCAAGATACGAAATCGATCTATGGCGCGAACATTACAATAACGTTCGACCACATAGCTCACTGAATTACCTGCCGCCTGTTGAGTATGCAAAACGGGCAGCATAA
- a CDS encoding glycerophosphodiester phosphodiesterase has translation MDFISRKFLIVASVFILFLSGCNSTPPTSTRDTKTVSAKRIALNEAFEARGFYLSSLNNINYLNAKQCGDYQLQSHRGSIRHPENSVNAVIDAIDNGFDVVEIDVRVTFDGVWVVHHDKQTGRETGTIDNKRRKIERIRYEKEWGYLRARDQNSGQLLNVLPPDFRTLAKAFASIAGLSKKLNIEIKSDASTKELEMLDYLAFKIIGQGRYFYSGLSLRNLERMRDINSQVFLSFIQSPAEQSMRVLKAKLEKGASSDNIYQDNQERIEDIAGFAFRRYKEKRYDSSSGISKLKKALKRNFGLAIDIRQYVGQASRIKSLVSSYGIPVATYTINDHAYHANSLFKIASNSRPDSVIIDDTLYGFCSQYGLPAMRTYIGSTDHTKRIALLPIDLDLERLDEVDTYFDNGLYPALGGQLKTINNDVTSPAFIPVMLELKAGPKERESEVDLKTDRAVEVDLRNSNDAPFL, from the coding sequence ATGGACTTTATCAGCCGCAAATTTTTAATTGTTGCCAGCGTTTTTATCTTGTTTCTGAGTGGTTGTAACAGTACGCCACCCACGTCAACTCGCGACACAAAAACCGTAAGTGCCAAAAGAATAGCCCTCAATGAAGCATTCGAGGCTCGTGGTTTTTATCTATCCTCTCTCAATAATATTAATTACCTCAACGCAAAACAGTGTGGTGATTATCAACTACAGAGTCATCGAGGTTCAATTCGTCATCCTGAAAACTCCGTAAATGCTGTTATCGACGCAATAGATAATGGTTTTGACGTTGTCGAAATCGATGTACGGGTCACCTTTGATGGCGTGTGGGTTGTTCATCACGATAAACAAACAGGTAGAGAAACGGGAACGATTGATAATAAGCGAAGAAAAATCGAACGAATCCGCTACGAAAAAGAGTGGGGCTACCTTCGTGCTCGTGATCAGAATTCGGGACAATTATTGAATGTTCTGCCGCCAGATTTTCGTACATTGGCTAAAGCGTTTGCGTCAATCGCGGGTTTGAGCAAAAAACTGAATATAGAGATCAAGTCCGATGCATCAACGAAAGAATTAGAAATGCTCGATTACTTGGCATTTAAGATCATCGGGCAAGGTCGCTATTTCTACTCCGGTCTGTCACTGAGAAATTTGGAGCGGATGCGCGACATAAATTCCCAGGTCTTTTTATCTTTTATCCAAAGTCCGGCAGAACAATCGATGAGGGTGTTAAAAGCCAAACTCGAAAAAGGGGCGTCTAGCGACAACATCTATCAGGATAATCAGGAAAGAATTGAAGACATCGCCGGGTTTGCTTTTCGCCGCTACAAGGAAAAGCGCTACGATTCTAGCTCCGGTATAAGTAAGCTTAAAAAAGCGCTGAAAAGAAATTTCGGACTGGCAATTGATATTCGTCAGTATGTGGGACAAGCAAGTCGCATTAAATCGCTAGTCAGCAGTTACGGGATACCCGTCGCAACATACACCATTAACGACCACGCTTATCACGCTAATTCACTATTCAAAATAGCCTCAAACTCAAGGCCCGATTCGGTCATTATTGATGACACACTTTACGGGTTCTGTAGCCAATATGGATTGCCTGCTATGCGGACTTATATCGGCTCTACCGACCATACTAAGCGTATCGCTCTGTTGCCTATTGATCTGGATTTGGAGCGTCTAGATGAAGTAGACACCTACTTTGATAATGGTCTTTACCCTGCACTCGGTGGCCAGCTCAAGACGATAAATAACGATGTGACAAGCCCTGCTTTTATCCCTGTTATGTTGGAACTTAAAGCAGGCCCGAAAGAGCGGGAGAGTGAAGTTGATCTAAAGACTGATCGGGCAGTTGAAGTTGATCTAAGGAATTCAAATGACGCCCCCTTCTTGTAA
- a CDS encoding integrase domain-containing protein, translating into MPKIVKPLSFSEVDKAKVKDKEYRLSDGGGLFLRVRLSGTKDWIFRYQAPITGKRSDISFGAFPTVGLADARAKREEAKVLLSKNIDPKNHKKEQLKNEQTRLANTLKEVAAQWFKVKENEVTPDYAEDIWRSLTLHVFPAMGDIPISNVNATDTILIIKPLEAKGSLETVKRVCQRLNEVMVFAVNTGLIQSNPLSGIKAAFKTPQKKNFPTLKPNQLPMLMRALSTASIKIVTRCLIEWQLHTMVRPSEAAQVKWSDIDFENKTWTVARFKNSHKTDYVHIVPLSDQALSILDFIQPLSGKREYVFPADRDPKRHTNEQTANMALKRMGFEKVLVAHGLRSIASTALNEHGFDPDVIESCLAHIDKNEVRRAYNRADYLERRRVVMAYWSNFIEQAAKGNTGIATSNITQLKMAN; encoded by the coding sequence ATGCCAAAAATCGTAAAGCCTCTTAGCTTTAGTGAAGTAGACAAAGCTAAAGTTAAAGACAAAGAATATCGCCTTAGTGATGGTGGCGGATTATTCCTAAGAGTCAGATTGTCGGGAACCAAAGATTGGATATTCAGATATCAGGCTCCAATCACCGGTAAACGTTCTGATATTAGTTTTGGGGCTTTCCCTACTGTGGGCTTGGCAGATGCACGGGCAAAGCGCGAAGAAGCAAAAGTTTTACTCTCGAAAAACATTGACCCTAAGAACCATAAAAAAGAGCAGCTAAAGAACGAACAAACCCGACTGGCGAACACCTTAAAAGAAGTCGCCGCGCAATGGTTCAAGGTTAAGGAAAACGAAGTTACACCGGACTATGCTGAGGATATATGGCGATCTCTGACATTGCATGTATTCCCTGCAATGGGAGATATCCCAATATCGAATGTAAACGCCACAGACACGATTTTAATAATCAAGCCTCTTGAGGCCAAAGGAAGCCTTGAAACTGTTAAACGTGTTTGCCAGAGGCTAAATGAGGTTATGGTGTTTGCCGTTAACACCGGTCTCATACAGAGCAACCCACTTTCGGGTATCAAAGCCGCTTTCAAAACACCGCAAAAAAAGAACTTCCCTACCCTTAAGCCTAATCAGTTACCAATGTTAATGAGAGCGTTAAGTACAGCCAGCATCAAAATAGTGACACGCTGCCTCATTGAATGGCAGTTACACACGATGGTTCGCCCTAGTGAAGCGGCCCAGGTTAAATGGTCTGATATAGATTTTGAAAACAAAACATGGACTGTTGCCCGTTTCAAAAATAGCCATAAGACAGATTACGTTCACATAGTACCGCTGTCGGATCAGGCACTGTCTATTTTAGATTTCATTCAACCTCTAAGCGGAAAACGTGAATATGTATTTCCCGCTGACCGAGATCCTAAACGCCATACCAACGAGCAGACCGCAAACATGGCATTGAAGCGCATGGGCTTTGAAAAGGTGTTAGTCGCTCACGGCCTGCGCTCAATAGCCAGTACCGCACTCAATGAACATGGCTTCGATCCTGATGTTATTGAATCATGCCTGGCTCACATAGATAAAAACGAAGTTAGACGCGCATATAACAGGGCCGACTACTTAGAACGGCGTAGAGTGGTAATGGCTTACTGGTCAAACTTTATTGAACAAGCGGCTAAGGGTAATACCGGGATAGCCACCAGCAACATTACACAGTTGAAAATGGCTAATTAA
- a CDS encoding carboxypeptidase regulatory-like domain-containing protein has translation MTPPSCKPTLWRVFLFVLSVAYLIPEAIFNAQLVSLIGLGTPQDSQLEQLEVYGRAISGIGATLLLADFLPARYFRSAISGFSILFALACVVWPTVYFGQKIIVERVLIASSSAEQREQAVLSAAFRDALALNAVSVTGLEYDTGLQNSSENLTFLALFGGLLYADNKLATNLENYKHQIVRQFVQKQTYRDFDLHYQDFSSLYVQLSESYEDYAKGSNTYNQKLAGIPQQEKEYWQSIEQKINQGWSDYQQATKTYVARAEARAQKYGPRIFEYHKQTNQCLERYSKSSQRDRRTQCIERLQARYKSEIDKAGLGYVEPNYWLIEEDVSGLENTANTAIAGVITGGLSTLLQALSLATGGDGGIKDKRYKYTDDPTHYQRRILAHPNFQAQFQKDTGYPMGIPDLGAFRNHDETQQRIRNTLKTKGLALPADWRVEQRLVFSQAVANKVKTDADAGWNDAMQRKGLSLPVNLQWQDFQLHPSVQSIIAQKMGDMYVDNVHADWSQANFKQYVLDPNIEKRTLRYIDMISDARVHFENGGKYAEAGKQALRSVLIPPISMFLSLFLICLTILKLPIKAFELFKPDWQEHTPKWSRWVIKSIPILLICFLPSLLVQSTFTARADSPVNHFLEKVEENGHPVFSTVLGWTLHAQPILHPLGLSFEAHTGIYKKVEPLTHKLAGLDEILPITPSTSNATELSARATQKPVPLTVISNVEGAAIRIMNIKPKYQEGMLLAPGNYEFEIRAAGYQTYRRWHRISEDNHNLEIPLDAL, from the coding sequence ATGACGCCCCCTTCTTGTAAACCTACACTGTGGCGAGTATTTTTATTTGTTCTTAGCGTTGCTTATTTAATACCGGAAGCGATTTTTAACGCGCAACTGGTGTCACTTATTGGTCTTGGCACGCCACAAGACAGCCAACTGGAGCAATTGGAAGTGTATGGTCGCGCTATCTCAGGAATAGGCGCTACTTTACTTCTGGCTGATTTTCTTCCCGCTAGATATTTTCGGTCTGCGATATCAGGTTTTTCGATATTGTTCGCTTTAGCGTGTGTAGTATGGCCAACAGTTTATTTCGGTCAAAAAATTATAGTAGAGCGAGTACTTATCGCGTCTTCTTCAGCAGAACAACGCGAGCAAGCGGTGTTGAGTGCTGCTTTCAGGGACGCACTGGCGTTAAATGCCGTTTCGGTGACCGGGCTTGAGTACGATACCGGGTTACAAAACAGCTCCGAAAATCTCACCTTTTTAGCGTTATTTGGCGGGTTACTGTATGCCGACAATAAACTCGCCACCAATTTGGAAAACTACAAACATCAAATTGTCAGGCAATTTGTTCAAAAACAGACTTATCGCGACTTCGATCTGCATTATCAAGATTTTTCGAGCTTGTATGTGCAATTGTCGGAGAGCTACGAAGACTATGCCAAAGGATCGAATACCTACAACCAGAAATTGGCTGGCATACCGCAGCAAGAGAAAGAATATTGGCAATCAATAGAGCAAAAAATTAATCAAGGCTGGAGTGATTATCAGCAAGCAACGAAAACATATGTCGCGCGGGCCGAGGCAAGGGCACAAAAATACGGTCCGCGGATTTTTGAATATCATAAACAGACAAATCAATGTTTGGAGCGTTATTCGAAATCTTCTCAAAGAGACCGCAGAACTCAGTGTATTGAGCGACTACAGGCCCGATATAAATCGGAGATAGATAAAGCGGGACTGGGATATGTTGAACCTAATTATTGGCTCATAGAAGAAGATGTGAGTGGGCTTGAAAATACCGCCAATACTGCTATTGCCGGCGTTATCACCGGAGGCTTATCGACCTTATTACAAGCGTTAAGCTTGGCCACGGGGGGAGACGGTGGAATAAAGGACAAGCGCTATAAGTACACCGATGATCCTACCCATTACCAGCGCAGAATTCTTGCTCATCCCAATTTTCAGGCCCAGTTCCAAAAAGATACGGGATATCCTATGGGAATTCCGGATTTGGGCGCTTTTCGGAATCATGATGAGACACAACAGCGAATCCGCAATACTCTGAAAACAAAAGGCTTGGCGCTGCCGGCAGACTGGCGGGTTGAACAACGTTTGGTATTCTCGCAAGCCGTTGCAAATAAAGTTAAAACCGACGCCGATGCAGGTTGGAACGATGCGATGCAGCGCAAAGGATTGTCGCTTCCTGTCAATTTGCAATGGCAGGATTTTCAGCTTCACCCCAGTGTTCAGAGTATAATTGCCCAGAAAATGGGCGATATGTATGTCGATAATGTTCACGCCGATTGGAGTCAGGCGAATTTTAAACAGTATGTGCTCGACCCCAACATCGAAAAACGAACGCTTCGCTACATTGACATGATTTCAGATGCCAGAGTGCATTTCGAAAACGGTGGTAAATATGCGGAAGCCGGTAAACAAGCGCTACGTTCTGTACTGATCCCGCCTATTTCAATGTTTTTAAGTTTGTTTTTAATCTGTCTAACAATTTTAAAGCTACCCATTAAAGCGTTTGAATTATTCAAGCCTGACTGGCAAGAGCACACGCCAAAATGGTCTAGGTGGGTTATAAAATCGATACCAATTTTGCTTATCTGTTTTTTGCCTTCACTTCTGGTGCAAAGCACATTTACGGCGCGAGCCGACAGTCCGGTAAACCACTTTTTGGAAAAGGTCGAAGAAAATGGTCATCCTGTGTTTTCGACTGTGCTTGGCTGGACTTTGCACGCTCAACCTATTCTTCATCCTTTGGGGTTATCGTTCGAAGCGCATACCGGCATTTACAAAAAAGTAGAGCCGTTAACCCACAAACTCGCGGGACTGGACGAGATATTGCCCATCACACCTAGCACTTCCAATGCTACCGAGCTGTCAGCAAGAGCAACGCAAAAACCGGTTCCTTTGACAGTTATATCGAATGTCGAAGGGGCTGCGATCCGTATTATGAATATAAAACCAAAATATCAGGAAGGAATGTTGCTGGCGCCCGGTAACTACGAATTTGAAATCAGGGCAGCGGGTTACCAAACGTATCGTCGTTGGCACCGTATATCGGAAGATAACCACAATTTGGAAATCCCACTCGATGCACTGTAA